Sequence from the Marinobacter antarcticus genome:
AGATTGGCGTACAAGGCGTAACCGTCACTGAGGTCAAAGGCTTCGGGCGGCAGAAAGGCCACACAGAACTCTATCGTGGCGCGGAATATGTGGTGGATTTTCTACCCAAAGTAAAAGTGGAAGTTGCCATTGGCGACAACCTGCTGGATCAAGTTATCGAGTCCATCACCAAGGCCGCCAATACCGGCAAGATCGGTGATGGCAAGATTTTCGTGACCGAACTGCAACAGGCAATCCGGATCCGGACAGGCGAAACCGGCGAAGAAGCGGTCTGATCCTGCTCTGATCAATTAGCAGCTAACGCAAAAAAATCAATCTGAAGTGCCTCGTGCGGAGGGCCTCTCATGGAAAGCAACATTTTTCACCTGCAGTACGCAATAGATACCTTTTATTTTCTGGTTTGCGGTGCATTAGTAATGTGGATGGCCGCGGGCTTTGCCATGCTCGAGTCCGGGCTGGTACGAGCCAAAAACACGACGGAAATTCTCACTAAAAACGTCGCGCTCTACGCCGTCGCCTGCATCATGTACCTCGTGTGTGGCTACGCCATCATGTATGACGGCACCCTGTTACTGAACGGCATCGAGCAAACGGATGCCGCAACAGTATTAGGGGATTTTGCCACTCGGGAGGATGGCTTCGAAGGCGGAGCGATATACTCCAGCGCGGCGGATTTCTTTTTCCAGGTGGTGTTCGTAGCCACCGCCATGTCGATCGTATCCGGCGCTGTGGCTGAGCGCATGAAACTCTGGTCATTCCTGATCTTTGCGGTTGCCATGACCGGCGTCATCTACCCGATGGAAGGCTCCTGGACCTGGGGCGGCAACGACGTCTTCGGTCTGTATAACCTGGGCGATCTTGGCTTCAGCGACTTTGCCGGTTCCGGCATTGTTCACATGGCCGGTGCGGCCGCAGCGCTTGCCGGGGTGCTGTTACTTGGAGCCCGGAAAGGCAAGTACGGCCCCAACGGCGAAATCCGTGCCATCCCCGGTGCCAATCTACCTCTGGCGGCGCTGGGTACTTTTATCCTGTGGATGGGATGGTTCGGCTTTAACGGTGGCTCGGTTCTGAAGCTGGGCGATATCGCCAGCGCCAACTCGGTTGCCATGGTGTTTCTCAATACTAACGCCGCAGCCGCTGGTGGCGCTATCGCAGCGCTGATAACCGGTAGACTGCTGTTTGGCAAGGCCGATCTGACCATGCTCCTCAACGGCGCCATTGCGGGCCTTGTGGTTATCACCGCCGAGCCATCTACACCTAGCGCTTTGGTCTCAACCCTCTGGGGTGGCCTGGGTGGTGTAGCCGTTGTATTCAGCATCATCTTTCTGGACAAACTGCGCATCGATGACCCGGTGGGCGCCATTTCAGCCCACGGGGTGTGTGGTTTTCTCGGCTTGATGCTTGTGCCTATCACTAATGGTGGCGTTACCTTCAGCGGGCAGTTGATTGGCGCTGCAACCATCTTCGGCTGGGTGTTCCTCGCAAGCCTGCTGGTCTGGGGCATCATCAAAGCAGTAATGGGTGTGCGTGTCAGCGAAGAAGAAGAGTACGAAGGCGTAGACCTGTCAGAGTGCGGCATGGAAGCCTATCCGGAGTTTGTCAGCAGCAAGTAACAGACTCTGAAAGTGAACTGGAAGGGGTGCCTGAAACGGCACCCCTTTTCATTTACAAGAGTTCTGTTTCTCAGCGATGGCTCTGACAAGTCCAACAGATGACAGTGTTTCCAGGTTCGACTACTGTCACTCTGCACTTTGGCCATCTAAGGATAGATGAAGGACCAGCCCTCGGCGCACCGAGTGAGCAAGACTTGGTAGAAGGCACCGGGTTATTGATAACGCAGGGATTTACCAGCGTGCCTTGTCCCACATTTCCGGGTTAGCCCAGTATTGGGGGTTATTCCAGTCCCGTCGCCGGTTGTAACTATCGATGTTGTAGGTATACAGCGTGCGCGCTGGAGCACCTTGCAAGTGCGCCTGACGTTTGAAACCCAGGCCGAGAAAGTCACCCAGTTGCCAGCCCGACTCGTTGGTCATAATCACAGCTATCCGATGCGTGCCAAAGTTGCGTAGCTGGCCGAGCATCAGGGTGCCTTCTTCATGACTCAACTGCTCCAGAGCGCCCTCAATCAGTGCCAGATCGTGGGTATCTGCCGACGGCAGACCGTTGTTGAGAGCTGACAGCAACAGTTCGGTGTAATGTCTGTCCGGATACTGCTCATGCCAGGCCCGGCCCAGACGAACCGGCAGCGTACCGCATACCAGCAGTGTGTCGGGCTGACAATCGTCCAGGGTTTGCGCAAGCGCCTGCTGAGGCGTCAGGCAGGGTTCGTTTTGCTTGATCATTTTACCACTCCGTGTCCATCTAAACGCTGAATCACTTTAGTCCCTCGAACGAGGGTGGTATCCGTGCGTACCAGACCGCCCCAGACCGGCTGACACTCCCGCAGACCTGGGTGGTGGAGCAAGTTCTTAAGTTAACCCTCTTGCGGGTGCACTTCGTCTTCCAGGGCATCAATCATGAACTGGGGCATGGCGAGCGCGCCGTGGTGAATGCCGGCGTTGTAGTAGCGAGTTACAAACGGGCGGTTGTTTGCGTCGTCCTCACGGAAATACTTCACCGGGTTATCTTTGCTGGCCATGGTGCAGCTCCACCAGCCAGTGGGGTAAACGGGCTGGGGGAACGGCAGCGTTTGCACGTGGTCAAAGCCGGCTTTGCGCATGTCGCTGTGAATGTCTTTTATGATGGTATGGGTGTGCAGGAGTGGAGATTCGCTTTGCTGAACAATAATGCCGCCCTCACCCAGCGCCAGCATGGCATCGCGGTAGAAATCCAGGGCAAACAGGCCTTCGGCAGGGCCGACCGGGTCGGTGCTGTCTATAATGAGGATGTCGATGCTGCCGGGGTCCACTTCCCGCATCCACTTTATGCCGTCGCCAAAGAAGAAATTGGCCCGTGGATCATTGTTGGATTCGCACAGTTCAGGAAAGTACTCCTCCGACAGGCGGGTAACACGCTCGTCGATTTCAACTTGCCAGGCTTCTTCCACGTCAGGGTGTTTCAGAACTTCTTTCAGGGTGCCGCAGTCGCCACCACCCACAATTACCACCTTCTTTGGCTTTTTGTGAGTGAAAATAGCCGGGTGAGTCATCATCTCATGGTAGAGAAAGTTATCCCGGGTGGTCAGCATCACACAGCCATCCAGCACCATCAGGTTGCCGAAGGTTTCAGTTTCATAGATTTCCAGTTTT
This genomic interval carries:
- the glnK gene encoding P-II family nitrogen regulator, with product MKLVTAIIKPFKLDDVREALSEIGVQGVTVTEVKGFGRQKGHTELYRGAEYVVDFLPKVKVEVAIGDNLLDQVIESITKAANTGKIGDGKIFVTELQQAIRIRTGETGEEAV
- the speE gene encoding polyamine aminopropyltransferase, with the protein product MTTLNNNWFTEIFQDQGTAFSLQVKQKLHEEQTSFQKLEIYETETFGNLMVLDGCVMLTTRDNFLYHEMMTHPAIFTHKKPKKVVIVGGGDCGTLKEVLKHPDVEEAWQVEIDERVTRLSEEYFPELCESNNDPRANFFFGDGIKWMREVDPGSIDILIIDSTDPVGPAEGLFALDFYRDAMLALGEGGIIVQQSESPLLHTHTIIKDIHSDMRKAGFDHVQTLPFPQPVYPTGWWSCTMASKDNPVKYFREDDANNRPFVTRYYNAGIHHGALAMPQFMIDALEDEVHPQEG
- a CDS encoding ammonium transporter; translation: MESNIFHLQYAIDTFYFLVCGALVMWMAAGFAMLESGLVRAKNTTEILTKNVALYAVACIMYLVCGYAIMYDGTLLLNGIEQTDAATVLGDFATREDGFEGGAIYSSAADFFFQVVFVATAMSIVSGAVAERMKLWSFLIFAVAMTGVIYPMEGSWTWGGNDVFGLYNLGDLGFSDFAGSGIVHMAGAAAALAGVLLLGARKGKYGPNGEIRAIPGANLPLAALGTFILWMGWFGFNGGSVLKLGDIASANSVAMVFLNTNAAAAGGAIAALITGRLLFGKADLTMLLNGAIAGLVVITAEPSTPSALVSTLWGGLGGVAVVFSIIFLDKLRIDDPVGAISAHGVCGFLGLMLVPITNGGVTFSGQLIGAATIFGWVFLASLLVWGIIKAVMGVRVSEEEEYEGVDLSECGMEAYPEFVSSK
- a CDS encoding DUF6231 family protein is translated as MIKQNEPCLTPQQALAQTLDDCQPDTLLVCGTLPVRLGRAWHEQYPDRHYTELLLSALNNGLPSADTHDLALIEGALEQLSHEEGTLMLGQLRNFGTHRIAVIMTNESGWQLGDFLGLGFKRQAHLQGAPARTLYTYNIDSYNRRRDWNNPQYWANPEMWDKARW